The Novipirellula caenicola genome includes a region encoding these proteins:
- a CDS encoding glucuronate isomerase: MSHPARDSIYQAIASIRLIDPHTHINPHAPASRTLADLLGYHYYTELAHSSGMPKHEIEEPGISPHELVRRLVHNLGPIENTSQYRWLVEICKKFFGFESDRIDTSNWESVYDTAERSMASAQWSQSVLDQSNVEAVFLTNDFDDALSGFDTNTYIPCLRTDDLVFKLHQREVRERLERCSGVTLNGSLGSLRSAIRQRFEHFTQNGARACAISLPPWFEPTMVNEGRATNALGAVLRHGESVDAAHLAALSRAVFWMLAELCDEFKLPFDLMIGVNRGVYAEGVFQGQDLYDSRVSLIQYRELFNTFPEVKFPVSVLASVTNQELVSYAWIFPNVITNGHWWYSNTPSFIHRDAAGRLEAVPQTKQIGYYSDAYKLEFVWPKFDMYRNILANILAEHFVGFNGWSEEQAIELGYKVLRGNVEEIFPSRTGDAAAEASSEVTPESTPQPGDDLGAIGVADAAVAASSAALAGEAIGLVQVDSEPISLDDESDSPQAELDASDTSGMDELDTIELDDLSEEADELDPLPSEDELGAVDIEDVELVDRSSERQAVDSEAIDTEADPEPLDVGDLFADDDADASQAAAAGDSADPYATVADDSLLGGDDFSIDSPDESAVINPLRGEESFSLDEDSLRVQPDPLTGELTFPAPTGAEGEDTSSEQTVADDDTLDQLGIGFVEEDDEEQVRFEATSEIEDPEEPKR; the protein is encoded by the coding sequence ATGTCGCATCCAGCCCGAGACTCGATTTATCAAGCCATCGCCTCGATCCGGTTGATCGATCCGCATACCCACATCAACCCCCATGCCCCCGCCTCGCGAACACTCGCCGATCTGCTGGGCTACCACTACTACACCGAACTTGCGCATTCTTCGGGGATGCCCAAGCATGAAATCGAAGAGCCAGGGATTTCGCCCCACGAACTGGTCCGCCGCTTGGTTCACAACCTCGGTCCGATCGAAAACACGTCCCAGTACCGATGGTTGGTCGAGATTTGTAAAAAGTTTTTTGGATTCGAGTCTGATCGCATCGACACCTCGAACTGGGAATCGGTTTACGACACCGCCGAACGCTCGATGGCTTCGGCGCAGTGGTCGCAATCGGTGCTGGATCAAAGCAATGTCGAAGCGGTTTTCTTGACCAATGATTTCGACGACGCGCTCAGCGGGTTTGACACGAACACCTACATCCCATGTCTGCGAACCGATGACTTGGTGTTCAAATTGCATCAACGTGAAGTCCGCGAGCGACTTGAACGCTGCAGCGGCGTGACGCTGAATGGTTCACTTGGCAGTCTGCGAAGTGCGATTCGCCAGCGGTTCGAACACTTCACGCAAAACGGAGCGCGCGCATGTGCGATTTCGCTGCCGCCTTGGTTCGAACCGACGATGGTCAACGAAGGCCGCGCGACCAACGCGTTGGGCGCGGTGCTGCGTCATGGTGAATCGGTCGATGCCGCCCATCTTGCCGCGTTGTCGCGAGCGGTGTTTTGGATGCTCGCCGAACTGTGTGACGAATTCAAATTGCCCTTTGATTTGATGATCGGAGTCAATCGCGGCGTCTATGCCGAAGGTGTTTTCCAGGGCCAAGACCTTTACGATTCGCGTGTCTCGTTGATCCAGTACCGTGAACTGTTCAACACGTTCCCGGAGGTCAAGTTTCCTGTTTCGGTGCTTGCCAGTGTGACCAACCAGGAATTGGTCAGCTATGCATGGATCTTTCCTAACGTGATCACCAACGGACATTGGTGGTACAGCAACACGCCATCGTTCATCCACCGCGATGCTGCGGGCCGCCTCGAAGCGGTGCCGCAAACCAAACAAATCGGCTACTACAGCGATGCGTACAAGTTGGAATTCGTATGGCCCAAGTTTGATATGTATCGCAACATTTTGGCCAATATCCTTGCCGAACACTTTGTTGGCTTTAATGGCTGGAGCGAAGAGCAAGCGATCGAGTTGGGGTACAAAGTGCTGCGGGGCAACGTCGAGGAAATTTTCCCAAGTCGAACCGGGGATGCCGCCGCCGAAGCATCGTCCGAAGTCACCCCCGAATCGACGCCGCAGCCTGGCGACGATCTGGGGGCGATCGGAGTCGCCGATGCTGCGGTTGCCGCGTCGTCAGCCGCCTTGGCCGGCGAAGCGATCGGATTGGTCCAGGTCGATTCGGAACCGATCTCCTTGGACGACGAATCCGATTCGCCGCAAGCCGAACTCGATGCTTCTGACACCAGCGGCATGGACGAATTAGACACGATCGAATTGGACGATTTGAGTGAGGAGGCTGACGAGCTAGATCCTCTGCCCAGCGAAGATGAACTCGGGGCGGTTGACATCGAGGATGTCGAATTGGTCGATCGATCTTCGGAGCGACAAGCGGTTGATTCCGAGGCGATTGATACCGAAGCCGATCCCGAGCCGCTGGACGTCGGTGATTTATTCGCCGACGATGATGCCGACGCGAGCCAGGCAGCGGCGGCGGGCGATTCCGCGGACCCCTACGCCACGGTCGCCGACGATTCGTTGTTGGGGGGTGATGATTTCAGCATCGATTCGCCGGACGAGTCGGCTGTGATCAACCCGTTGCGAGGTGAAGAGTCGTTTTCGCTCGACGAGGACTCGTTACGCGTGCAGCCAGATCCGTTGACAGGGGAATTGACCTTTCCGGCGCCCACGGGCGCCGAAGGCGAAGACACATCGTCCGAGCAAACCGTCGCCGATGACGACACCCTCGATCAGCTTGGGATTGGGTTCGTCGAAGAGGATGACGAGGAACAAGTGCGGTTTGAGGCAACTTCAGAGATCGAAGATCCCGAAGAACCAAAACGATAA
- a CDS encoding 2-isopropylmalate synthase, whose amino-acid sequence MSQSPEGNEAAETPSNSSDSRMIRIFDTTLRDGEQSPGASMNLVEKLEVAQALADLGVDIIEAGFPIASPGDFEAVKQIAQTVRGSTICGLARCNDKDIDAAWEAVKYAPQARIHVFLATSAIHREFKLRMTTDEIVERAVAGVRRAANYCDDVEFSPEDACRTEHDFLCRVVEAAIDAGATTINVPDTVGYTNPKEIFNVFRMLRERVPNMDKAVLSTHCHDDLGMAVANSLAAVEAGAGQIECTINGIGERAGNAALEEVVMALKTRRDFYQCDTRIDTKRLVPVSRLVSKMTGIQVQRNKAIVGRNAFAHESGIHQDGMLKERSTYEIMSPDDVGVAKTDLVLGKHSGRAALADRAKTLGYTLTSEQLQTVFDQFKRLADKKKDIYDGDIVALIQQQISGSVEQEWTLVDYEVTSGTGRTPLVRVTLQHGDREITEEVEQGDGPIDAAFWAVEKITGIELVCKDFRVRSATLGRDAIGEVNLEVEHKGKSYRGVGASTDSVESTILAMLNAINRIIAKQK is encoded by the coding sequence ATGTCACAGTCCCCTGAGGGCAATGAAGCGGCCGAGACCCCCTCGAATTCGTCCGATTCACGCATGATCCGTATTTTCGATACGACGCTGCGTGATGGCGAACAATCACCAGGGGCCAGTATGAATCTGGTCGAAAAACTCGAAGTCGCTCAGGCGCTGGCCGATCTGGGCGTGGACATCATCGAAGCTGGCTTTCCGATCGCATCGCCAGGCGATTTCGAAGCGGTCAAACAGATCGCGCAAACCGTTCGCGGTTCCACCATCTGTGGCTTGGCTCGTTGTAACGACAAGGACATCGATGCGGCCTGGGAAGCGGTCAAGTACGCTCCGCAAGCACGGATCCACGTGTTCCTTGCCACCAGTGCGATTCACCGCGAATTCAAACTGCGAATGACCACCGACGAAATCGTCGAGCGTGCCGTTGCCGGCGTGCGTCGCGCCGCAAACTACTGTGATGACGTCGAATTTTCGCCCGAAGACGCCTGTCGCACCGAGCATGACTTTCTGTGCCGAGTCGTCGAAGCGGCGATCGATGCGGGTGCGACCACCATCAACGTGCCCGACACGGTTGGCTACACCAACCCCAAAGAAATCTTTAACGTCTTTCGCATGTTGCGTGAACGTGTGCCCAACATGGACAAAGCGGTGTTGAGCACGCATTGCCATGATGACCTTGGGATGGCCGTCGCCAACAGTTTGGCAGCAGTCGAAGCCGGGGCAGGGCAGATCGAATGTACGATCAACGGGATTGGCGAACGCGCCGGCAACGCGGCACTCGAAGAAGTCGTGATGGCGCTGAAAACGCGGCGTGACTTCTATCAATGTGATACCCGCATCGATACCAAGCGATTAGTGCCCGTCAGCCGATTGGTCAGCAAGATGACCGGAATCCAAGTGCAACGCAACAAGGCCATCGTCGGTCGCAATGCGTTCGCTCACGAATCGGGAATCCATCAAGACGGGATGCTCAAAGAACGCAGCACCTACGAGATCATGTCGCCTGATGACGTCGGAGTGGCCAAAACCGATTTGGTGCTGGGCAAACACAGCGGGCGTGCGGCATTGGCCGACCGCGCCAAAACGCTCGGTTACACGTTGACCAGCGAACAACTGCAAACGGTGTTTGATCAGTTCAAACGACTTGCCGACAAAAAGAAGGACATTTACGACGGCGATATTGTCGCGTTGATCCAACAACAGATCAGCGGCAGCGTGGAACAAGAATGGACACTGGTCGATTACGAAGTCACCAGCGGGACAGGCCGAACGCCCCTTGTCCGTGTCACCTTGCAACATGGCGACCGCGAGATTACCGAGGAAGTCGAACAGGGCGACGGTCCAATCGACGCGGCGTTTTGGGCGGTGGAAAAGATCACCGGCATCGAATTGGTGTGCAAAGATTTCCGAGTTCGCAGTGCCACACTGGGCCGCGACGCGATCGGCGAAGTCAACCTCGAAGTCGAGCACAAAGGCAAGAGCTATCGTGGTGTCGGGGCCAGCACCGATAGTGTGGAAAGCACGATCCTGGCGATGCTGAACGCGATCAACCGGATCATCGCCAAACAGAAATAA
- the flhB gene encoding flagellar biosynthesis protein FlhB has translation MADSSGDKKHSATEKRRRQAREQGQVVRSQDLTSAALLLAALGALWMLGGPAAETLATALAESLSTPRITPFGTEDASHWLLTTGGRLAIAATPMMLAMLVAGVLANVMQTGLLLAPEKITPKLSNISPLSGAKRILSMQGVAKIGFGTFKVLIISVVAYYAVRKYQDSILGLAALTVPQIATVLFDALIGTCVWVGGALFVLAILEYAFQKWKNEQELMMTDQEMRDEMKETEGDPQVAARRRQVQRQMMMQRVGSEVPKADVVVTNPTELAIAIQYDPTTMPAPIVLAKGAGVIAQRIRRLALENSIPVVERKPLAQVLYKTVDVGESIPADQYQAVAEVLRYVYQLQGKKIPKATAA, from the coding sequence ATGGCTGACAGCAGTGGTGACAAGAAGCATTCAGCAACTGAGAAGCGGCGAAGGCAGGCACGCGAACAAGGCCAAGTGGTTCGCAGCCAAGACCTGACCTCCGCCGCCTTGCTGCTGGCTGCACTTGGTGCCCTGTGGATGCTGGGCGGACCTGCGGCAGAAACCCTTGCCACAGCGCTTGCCGAATCACTGTCGACGCCTCGGATCACGCCGTTTGGAACCGAAGATGCCTCCCATTGGCTATTGACGACCGGAGGCCGTTTGGCGATCGCCGCGACGCCGATGATGTTAGCCATGCTAGTCGCCGGCGTCCTTGCCAACGTGATGCAGACGGGGCTATTGCTTGCACCGGAAAAGATCACCCCGAAACTGAGCAACATCAGCCCGCTGTCCGGGGCCAAACGCATTCTATCGATGCAGGGCGTCGCCAAAATCGGATTTGGCACATTCAAAGTCCTGATCATCAGCGTGGTCGCTTACTACGCCGTCCGCAAATATCAAGACTCGATCCTCGGACTCGCCGCGCTGACGGTTCCACAGATTGCCACCGTGCTATTTGATGCCTTGATTGGAACCTGCGTGTGGGTTGGCGGCGCGTTATTCGTGCTCGCGATTCTCGAGTACGCCTTTCAGAAATGGAAGAACGAACAAGAGTTGATGATGACCGACCAAGAGATGCGTGACGAGATGAAAGAAACCGAGGGCGACCCGCAAGTCGCCGCGCGGCGACGGCAAGTCCAGCGTCAGATGATGATGCAGCGGGTGGGCAGCGAAGTCCCCAAGGCCGACGTCGTCGTCACCAACCCAACCGAATTGGCGATCGCGATCCAGTACGATCCGACCACGATGCCGGCGCCGATCGTGTTGGCCAAGGGAGCCGGGGTGATCGCGCAGCGGATCCGCCGGTTGGCGTTGGAAAACAGCATCCCGGTGGTCGAGCGAAAACCGCTCGCCCAAGTGCTGTACAAGACGGTCGATGTCGGCGAATCGATTCCGGCCGATCAATACCAAGCGGTCGCCGAAGTGCTTCGCTACGTCTACCAATTGCAAGGCAAGAAGATTCCGAAGGCGACCGCGGCCTAG
- a CDS encoding flagellar biosynthetic protein FliR, with amino-acid sequence MEPTDFPSLVQWAIDHLVLGVLVLTRLSTLLISMPAIGVGVPKRVRALLAIAITMLLLPPVAAHVDNDSLPRIDNLIELTIAVAREGLIGLLIGSTIQLIVTGLQLAGETITGTGGMQLGDAVDPTTSSSMPTLARLIGLLVTAVMLGVGGHRMLLGILVDSFEAMPAGKVTFDDSMMTLVVDQMTAGMTAGIRVSAPVVAALLLSNVLTGLISRTLPQINVLAIGLSINALALLVVTTLTIGSVGLIFEQELVAAAAKFSKLW; translated from the coding sequence ATGGAGCCGACCGATTTTCCGTCGCTGGTCCAATGGGCGATCGACCATCTGGTGCTCGGCGTATTGGTTTTGACGCGGCTCAGCACGCTGTTGATCTCGATGCCCGCGATCGGTGTCGGAGTCCCCAAACGGGTGCGAGCGTTATTGGCGATCGCGATCACGATGCTGTTACTTCCGCCGGTCGCCGCCCATGTCGACAACGACTCGTTGCCTCGCATCGACAATTTGATTGAATTAACGATCGCCGTGGCTCGCGAAGGGTTGATCGGTTTGTTGATCGGATCGACCATTCAATTGATCGTTACCGGTTTGCAACTCGCGGGTGAAACGATCACTGGCACCGGCGGGATGCAATTGGGTGACGCAGTGGACCCGACGACGTCAAGCAGCATGCCAACGTTGGCTCGTTTGATCGGATTGTTGGTGACCGCAGTGATGTTGGGGGTGGGGGGACACCGGATGTTGCTAGGGATTTTGGTAGACAGTTTCGAAGCGATGCCTGCAGGCAAAGTCACGTTCGACGATTCGATGATGACGTTGGTGGTCGACCAAATGACCGCTGGAATGACCGCAGGCATCCGAGTCTCGGCCCCGGTGGTCGCGGCACTACTACTGAGCAACGTGTTGACCGGTTTGATCAGCCGAACGCTACCACAGATCAACGTGTTGGCGATCGGGCTTAGCATCAATGCGTTGGCGCTGCTGGTGGTGACCACGCTGACGATCGGTTCAGTAGGATTGATCTTTGAGCAGGAACTCGTGGCCGCAGCGGCCAAATTCAGCAAACTTTGGTAA
- a CDS encoding flagellar biosynthetic protein FliQ, giving the protein MDAPSAIDLCRTTLMTAVVIAAPILIVGMGAGLLIGLLQALTQIQDQTVAFVPKVLAMAAVMIACMPWLMSRMVEFTRNVFENAGSP; this is encoded by the coding sequence ATTGATGCACCTTCCGCGATCGACCTTTGCCGAACCACCTTGATGACTGCGGTCGTGATTGCGGCTCCGATTTTGATCGTCGGTATGGGAGCCGGATTGCTGATCGGTTTGCTGCAAGCACTGACCCAGATCCAAGACCAAACGGTGGCGTTTGTCCCCAAGGTGCTTGCCATGGCGGCGGTGATGATCGCTTGCATGCCATGGTTGATGAGCCGGATGGTCGAATTCACACGAAATGTGTTTGAGAACGCAGGATCACCGTAA
- the fliP gene encoding flagellar type III secretion system pore protein FliP (The bacterial flagellar biogenesis protein FliP forms a type III secretion system (T3SS)-type pore required for flagellar assembly.): MITALVHAPMANAEPPTIVQQEPVKIAAESLNVLGGGPEQWTSPEGLASSLQVLLLLTVLSLAPAILLMTTCYVRIIIVLGLLRQAIGLQSLPPSQVMTSIAMFMTLFVMTPVWTRVYEDAVKPYTDPDVKMSMEEAYEAGSIPIREFMSNQIDVAGNHEDVHLFYGYMDPDAPLPSTFADVPMRVLLPAFILSELKTAFLMGFQIYLPFLIVDLVVASVTISMGMLMLPPAVISLPFKLLLFVLVDGWRLVVQMLMDSFGTLF; the protein is encoded by the coding sequence CTGATCACTGCGTTGGTGCATGCGCCGATGGCAAACGCCGAACCGCCGACGATTGTCCAGCAGGAACCGGTCAAGATCGCCGCAGAATCGCTGAACGTCTTAGGTGGCGGCCCCGAACAATGGACCAGCCCCGAGGGGTTGGCCAGCAGTTTGCAAGTCTTGCTGCTATTGACCGTACTGAGCCTAGCGCCGGCGATTCTTTTGATGACGACGTGTTATGTCCGCATCATCATCGTGCTGGGATTGCTGCGACAAGCGATTGGGTTGCAATCGTTACCGCCAAGCCAGGTGATGACCAGCATCGCGATGTTCATGACGTTATTTGTGATGACTCCGGTGTGGACGCGTGTTTACGAAGACGCGGTAAAGCCGTACACCGACCCAGACGTCAAGATGTCGATGGAAGAGGCTTACGAGGCCGGGTCGATTCCGATTCGCGAGTTCATGTCCAATCAAATTGACGTCGCTGGCAATCATGAAGACGTGCATTTGTTTTACGGGTACATGGATCCTGACGCGCCGCTGCCGAGCACGTTCGCCGATGTACCGATGCGGGTGCTTTTGCCTGCGTTCATCTTGAGCGAATTGAAGACCGCATTTTTGATGGGCTTCCAGATTTACCTGCCGTTTTTGATCGTCGATCTTGTCGTCGCTAGCGTGACGATTTCGATGGGGATGCTGATGCTTCCACCCGCGGTGATCTCGCTGCCATTCAAATTGCTGCTGTTCGTTTTGGTGGACGGATGGCGTTTGGTCGTGCAGATGTTAATGGACAGTTTTGGAACTCTCTTTTAA
- a CDS encoding class I SAM-dependent methyltransferase: MNSSSYSEKTIEQAKLFATRLSKRARHLRRYPTRRGITCYRLYERDIPEIPLVVDRYEDNLHITEYERPHDREPAEHSDWLDLMAKTAGETLDIPLENVYLKKRERQRGTKQHEKVADTDSRIEVQEGGLKFLVNLADYVDTGLFLDHRVTRQMVRDVAAGKNFLNLFCYTGSFSVYAAAGGAAKTTSVDLSKRYIEWSKVNMRRNGFDGPEHQYFAIDAVQFIHEHKPDELYDLVVFDPPTFSNSKSTQNDWDVQTCAVPFLNQLLSIVSPGGVIYFSNNFRGFKFDPAEVPATSIHEISNQTVPEEYRNRRIHRCWRIVK; this comes from the coding sequence ATGAACAGCTCCTCCTATTCCGAAAAAACGATCGAACAAGCCAAATTGTTTGCGACTCGGCTGAGCAAACGAGCTCGCCATCTGCGACGTTACCCCACGCGTCGTGGGATCACTTGCTATCGACTGTACGAACGCGATATCCCAGAAATCCCGCTGGTGGTCGATCGTTACGAGGACAATCTGCACATCACCGAATACGAACGGCCGCATGACCGCGAGCCGGCCGAGCATTCCGATTGGCTCGATTTGATGGCAAAAACCGCTGGCGAGACGCTCGATATCCCGCTCGAAAACGTCTACCTGAAAAAACGTGAACGGCAGCGGGGAACCAAACAGCATGAAAAGGTCGCCGACACCGATTCGCGAATCGAAGTCCAAGAGGGTGGACTGAAATTCCTGGTCAACTTGGCCGACTATGTCGACACCGGGTTATTCCTGGATCACCGCGTCACTCGGCAAATGGTTCGCGATGTGGCCGCGGGCAAGAACTTCCTAAATCTGTTTTGCTACACCGGCTCGTTTAGCGTGTATGCCGCCGCCGGTGGAGCGGCAAAGACGACCAGCGTCGATCTGTCGAAACGCTACATTGAGTGGTCGAAAGTGAACATGCGACGCAACGGCTTCGATGGGCCCGAGCACCAGTATTTCGCAATCGACGCCGTGCAATTCATCCACGAACACAAACCGGACGAACTGTACGATTTGGTCGTTTTCGATCCGCCGACGTTTTCGAACAGCAAGAGCACCCAAAACGACTGGGACGTGCAGACCTGTGCCGTGCCGTTTCTGAATCAATTGCTATCGATCGTCAGCCCAGGCGGCGTGATTTATTTCTCGAACAATTTCCGCGGATTCAAGTTTGATCCGGCCGAGGTCCCAGCGACATCGATCCACGAGATCAGCAACCAAACGGTCCCCGAAGAGTACCGAAATCGGCGGATTCACCGCTGTTGGCGAATTGTGAAGTAA
- a CDS encoding bile acid:sodium symporter family protein has product MRARLKSHWFLISLVLVFLIGFFASESLTPLLEMTTLRSAIVFVVMGSMGITLPAESVRQSLRKPLPTLLAIVINILVVPLMCWPMRAYLPAPIFGGLFVAALVPCTLASAAVWTRKAGGNESIALMTTVVTNLACIAVVPTGVALVLAKTTQLSVVDQVWNLTWVVVIPIVLAQTLRIAGLANWADQQKLRLSFLAQLGILSMVGFGSIASAMVVRDAMQQNASLFGIQIGQLLVSVAMLHVAAFALGVFAARAVRADRSCQIAVGIAGSQKTLTIGLQIAIDCGVSVIPMLMYHFTQLVIDTVIASRWSDASKFKTKSNVVTSNRS; this is encoded by the coding sequence ATGAGGGCAAGACTAAAATCTCATTGGTTTCTGATCTCGCTCGTCTTGGTCTTTCTCATCGGCTTCTTTGCTAGCGAATCACTGACTCCGCTCTTAGAAATGACCACCCTGCGGAGTGCGATTGTGTTTGTGGTGATGGGGTCGATGGGAATCACGTTGCCCGCCGAATCGGTTCGCCAAAGTCTTCGCAAACCGCTGCCGACACTGCTAGCAATCGTGATCAACATCCTCGTCGTGCCGCTGATGTGTTGGCCGATGAGGGCGTATTTGCCAGCTCCGATCTTTGGCGGTTTGTTCGTCGCCGCGTTGGTTCCATGCACGTTGGCATCGGCTGCCGTGTGGACACGCAAAGCGGGTGGCAACGAATCGATCGCGTTGATGACCACGGTCGTTACCAATTTGGCCTGCATCGCCGTCGTCCCGACCGGTGTTGCATTGGTGCTAGCAAAAACCACGCAGCTGTCGGTGGTCGATCAGGTTTGGAATTTGACATGGGTCGTCGTGATTCCGATCGTGCTTGCGCAAACGTTGCGGATAGCAGGGCTTGCGAATTGGGCGGATCAGCAAAAGCTCCGCTTATCGTTTCTCGCGCAGCTCGGTATTCTGTCGATGGTCGGGTTTGGTTCGATCGCCAGTGCCATGGTGGTACGCGACGCGATGCAGCAGAATGCCTCGTTGTTTGGGATCCAAATCGGCCAACTTTTGGTCTCGGTTGCGATGCTTCACGTTGCCGCATTTGCCCTTGGCGTGTTCGCGGCACGGGCAGTCCGGGCGGACCGATCTTGCCAGATCGCAGTCGGGATCGCTGGCAGCCAGAAAACGTTGACCATTGGGCTTCAGATCGCAATCGATTGCGGTGTCAGCGTGATCCCGATGCTGATGTACCATTTCACCCAATTGGTCATCGACACCGTGATCGCAAGTCGCTGGTCGGATGCCAGCAAATTCAAAACGAAATCGAACGTAGTAACCTCAAACCGATCTTGA